One region of Vicinamibacterales bacterium genomic DNA includes:
- a CDS encoding tyrosinase family protein, with protein MRYRKNVNCLTTDELHDLREALAAMYALPAADPFSFATLASFHGGPPTAFCAHGAPGFFTWHRAYLLAFEDALRRVGCHVTLPYWDWSSGPSTGVPAACRQSTYVNRAGATVANPLYSGPRAAGGQTARRADIDTTAYDDLATSAQAALGAATFTSFQSQVNGVHGGVHVRTGGDMGNVPTAAYDPIFFLHHANVDRLWASWQAAHPGPLPAGEAAFLLQPFPRPHSVSWQTGADVVSVDALGYRYLRFCFKFPPFRVWEVVRFEWPLPLRRQVDAVRVVLKSHHMQPAPVEIRAFVNQPEATAATRTAGNPGFAGTVAFFGHGEPDPHGLKAGASAGHQGHGMARPAPQPGVKERFDLELDITRALSAMPDDAKEASLKLVAIDGAGNHVGADDLILEEIAIEVD; from the coding sequence TACAGGAAGAACGTCAACTGTCTCACCACGGACGAGCTTCACGACCTGCGGGAGGCCCTGGCCGCGATGTACGCGCTGCCCGCGGCCGATCCCTTCAGCTTCGCTACGCTCGCCAGTTTCCACGGCGGCCCCCCGACGGCCTTCTGCGCGCACGGCGCGCCAGGCTTCTTCACGTGGCACCGGGCGTACCTGCTCGCCTTCGAAGATGCGCTGCGCCGCGTCGGCTGTCACGTGACGCTGCCGTACTGGGACTGGTCCTCGGGCCCGTCCACCGGCGTGCCGGCCGCCTGCCGACAGAGCACGTACGTGAACCGCGCCGGGGCGACGGTGGCCAACCCCCTCTACAGCGGCCCGAGGGCCGCTGGCGGACAGACGGCGCGGCGCGCGGACATCGACACCACCGCCTACGACGATCTCGCCACGAGCGCGCAGGCGGCGCTGGGGGCCGCGACGTTCACGTCGTTCCAGAGCCAGGTGAACGGCGTGCACGGCGGCGTCCACGTCCGGACCGGCGGCGACATGGGCAACGTGCCGACGGCGGCCTACGACCCGATCTTCTTCCTGCACCACGCGAACGTGGACCGCCTGTGGGCGTCGTGGCAGGCGGCGCATCCCGGCCCGCTGCCGGCCGGCGAGGCCGCCTTCCTGCTGCAGCCGTTTCCGCGTCCGCACAGCGTGTCGTGGCAGACGGGGGCCGACGTCGTGTCGGTGGACGCGCTCGGGTATCGGTACCTCCGCTTCTGTTTCAAGTTCCCTCCCTTCCGCGTGTGGGAGGTCGTGCGCTTCGAGTGGCCGCTGCCGCTTCGACGCCAGGTGGACGCGGTCCGGGTGGTGCTGAAGAGCCACCACATGCAGCCCGCGCCGGTCGAGATCCGCGCGTTCGTCAATCAGCCCGAGGCGACGGCCGCCACGAGGACCGCCGGCAACCCGGGGTTCGCCGGCACGGTCGCGTTCTTCGGACACGGGGAGCCCGACCCGCACGGCCTGAAGGCGGGCGCCTCCGCCGGGCACCAGGGCCACGGCATGGCCAGGCCCGCCCCGCAGCCGGGCGTGAAGGAGCGCTTCGACCTGGAACTCGACATCACGCGCGCGCTCAGCGCGATGCCCGACGACGCGAAGGAGGCCTCGTTGAA